From Quercus robur chromosome 8, dhQueRobu3.1, whole genome shotgun sequence:
ACATGCATCCCAAACACAAATGGGAGATGCCtttcaaatcaaaagttttAAGAGCATACATACATGTAGCAAGGATCATAAGAATAGTAAGATTTCTTCAAGGTGGCTAGCCAATAAATATTTGCCATTCTTTAGAGATGATCATACTTGGACAACAAATGCATTGAAGGGTGCAGTGTTTAGGGACCATGAAGTTGATGTGACTTTGGACCAATGTTACAAGGCTAAGAGAATGGCCTTCAAGATGATACATGGTGCTGAGGAGAAGCAATATGAGAGACTTTGGGACTATGCAGCTGCTATTAGGAAGTGGAATGTGGGTAGCACAGTGAAGATACAAACTGCAAATGATGTGTTTGAGAGAATGTATGTTTGTCTTGATGCTTGTAAAAGGGGATTCTTAGCAGGTTGTAGGCCACTTATTGGGATAGATGGTTGTCATTTGAAGGGGACAACAGGGGGACAGTTGCTGGTTGCTGTTGGGAAGGATGGGAATGATAATATCTTCCCAATCGCTTATGCTATCGTTGAAATTGAGAATAAAAGCTCTTGGACCTGGTTTCTACAATGTCTGTTGGATGACATCGGACATGTGGATGAGAATGGATGGGTTTTTATCTCAGACCGACAGAAGGCAAGAAACAATTAAAGTGCAtgtgaattatttatttatttttttaaaatatcatgATCTATAACCTAGATATGAATTACTAATGtatatttgtgtattttttatGGCAGGGATTAGTAGAGACCTTTAAGGATTTGATGCCTAATGCAGAGCACAGATTTTGTGTTAGGCATTTACATGCAAATTTCAAGAAGGATTTTCCTGGGAAGGTACTCAAAGATGCAATGTGGAATGCTGCTAGGGCAGCAACAAAGAATTCTTTTGACTTCCACATGGATGAGTTGAAGAAGCTAGATGTGAAGGCATATGAGTGGCTTGTGAAGTTAGATGTGAGAACATGGAGCAGACATGCTTTTAATCCAAGAAGCAAGAGTGACACTCTAGTAAACAATATAGCAGAGTCTTTCAATGCTTGGATTTTGGAGGCTAGGGATAAACCAATGTTGACAATGATGGAGATCATAAGAGTGATGTTGATGCAAAGGTTGCAAACCAAAAGAGATCATATGAGAAGGTATGAAGGGAGGGTTTGTCCAAGAATCTATAAGAAGCTTGAGAGGATAAAAAGTGAGGTTGGACATTGCATTTCTCGTTGGAATGGAGAGTCCAAATATGAGGTGGAGTATATTTATGGTGGAAGATATGTGGTGGACTTGAATGAGAGGACTTGTGGTTGTGGGAGATGGGGATTGAGTGGAATCCCATGTTTTCATGCTGCTGTCGCAATAATTGAGCATGGAGAGCAACTTGAGACTTATGTAGACATTGCTTACACTAAAGAGACATTCCTAAGTTGTTACCAATGGATGGTAAGCCCACTTCCAAGCCATGAACAGTGGCCAAAAACACCCTATGACCCAATCAAGCCCCCAAAATTTACAAAGAAAGTAGGCAAGCGTAAGAAGGCAAGAAAGAGGGAGGCAGGAGAACCTATTAATGCATTTAGGGTGAGTAAGAAAGGAACTGCCATGAAATGTGGGAATTGTTTCCAATGGGGACATAATCAAAGAACTTGTAAAGCTCCTGATAACCCCAACAAGAAGgcttataaaaagaaaaagaaagggcaaTCAGGACAATCATCTACGTCTGGAGCTAAAGGGAGTAAAAAATTATCAGTAAATTTCAAGTACTACTTTGTTGAACTTTTCATCCAAATTTCAAGTACTACTTTGTTGAACTTTTCCAACCTTTTTGGCTTTTTACAGGGTACACAACAATCAAATATAGGTAATCAACAATCAAGTCAAAGTTGTACAAAGGACAGCACTAGTGGAAGCAAGAAGAATAAGGGAAAGGCTAAGGCCTAGTGGCAGCAAgaagataaataattttttagttctATATTTTGTTTAGTGATACATGGCCTTTTAAAAATACTAATGGAACCGgtatacttttgtttttcaatattgCTAGAAAAGTGTAATTGTTGATTCATTGAGTGTTATTTTTGGCAAACAATATACCATTTGTAAACACtcatttgatatttcaatttatgGCATATTGAGATCCTTTTAAGAATACTGATTGAGATCCTTAGAGTTATTGCATAAGAATACTGATTGATTTTCATTGAACTTTATTTGATTGTAAGAAGCTAAGAGTAAAGCTTTACAGtatatacatttttatttttctatctgGTATTTTATGATGGATGAAGATTGAGATGCCTTTGCAATTAAGATAATACTTTCATCTAGTTGCTATTTCTAAAGAATTGATTCTAGggtaatcatttatttttaaaccttTACTGTCATTTTTGGTTTCTATTAAGGGATGTCTAAGGGCATCGATTAAGGGATGTTCCACCCTTAAATGACACGGTATTGATTCTATTGAATATCAATAACAAAATCAACATGTTCAATCGTGCGTGAAGAGAAGATTAAAAGGGCGTTTGTGGGCATGAAGAGGGAGCAAAGGTTGCAATATACATTTTTGTAATAGCATAATAGTGTTTAATGTAAATGATGCAGATCAATATTTGATCACACcagttatttatatttatatgaactATAAAATCAAAGGATATTTGGCTCCAAAAAGTTCCAAAAGCtcttttttaaaggaaaatacaaatTTGAGCATGGCAACAGATAATTACTAAACTTGAGAAAATATACTACCATTAATTTCGTAAGTTGAACATTACATAGTTGTGAACATTTTTATATTACATTACATCTAATTTTCACATATAGATACATTACATtacaaatccttttttttagtATTCCTACATATTTAGTCACTGCAAATAAAGATGACTTTCAACGTTAACACTTGGACCCCATACAAAAGGCTATCGCAATTCCACTATTGATTTAAGAAACCACTAATAATCACCAAAGCCACTTAGGGATTCTCTTATGCATTACAGCTTCATTCTTCAACCTTCCATTAGTGTCCAATAGTCTAGTAATTACGCTTTTTTCTCATTAGTGCAAATTCAATGTCATGCCTCTCAAAGTAGTTACATACATTACATTCTTCAATCTTCAATCTGATCACCTGAGACAACTGCGTTCCCTGCAACAAacagtttttaaaatcataagAACCCCAAGATACATAAAccaatcattttttatattacatTCTACTACAAGTATATACTACCAAATGCCAAGTTTGAATGAAATTTTAACGCAACTCATTTATAAGCTATGTGCACCTAAACTAACCGTTACCGTTCATCAGAAAATGATTAATAAAACTAGACAGGAAAAGGTTATAGATAAGAGGTGTGTCACTGGCCACTTTCCCTGTAGGTTTGTATCATGAGAATTTAACCAAACCAACACAATTCTGATGTAAAGAACGCTGATTCAAACAgaatcaaaaacacaaaatgcaATTAAGGTAGACAAAGCTTTTTGTACCATAGAAGGAGTTAGACCCgtgaaaaaatatcaaatactaAGGCCCATCGATtggaaattaatttataatatataatcctatatatatatatatatatataaataataaataaaaaaggtcaATTTAATAGTAAACCTTCTCATTATGTCAGCTGCTGCGATCATATCTTATGATGGGGAGATAACTAGTCCAAAACTAACTTGGCTCTTTCAAAATTAACTGTGATACTGCACATCTAGATTAACACTTCTGTGCTGCTATGGTGATAAGAGATGGGAGGGACATGTAGGTGTCAATATTTACTAGCAGAGACAATGAACATAAGATGGGCATGTCAATGACTCAATTGCTGAAGTTAAGAAAGCTAGCAGTGGAATCTGCATTGCTGCACTCAGCAAAGCCACAAACAGAGCAGCCAATTTCAGAGACAAAATTTGTATATCTTTTTCAAATGCTATATGTCTATTTATGTTTTCCACATTAAATATCATATATAAAAATCTCCTAATCCTCCACCATCCACTTAACTTGAtgaaaagtggaaaaaaaaaatcacagaatTTATAATAAACTTTATAAATCCTATATGACAAGCTTTGCTAATGACATCATGACACTAATTTTGAAGTCCTCCATCCACCATGCTAATGTATAGTTGCATAAAGTGGTTGACGACTATTTCAAGACTTCAACCTGAATTATATGTAATACAAAGTTTGTGTGCATTGGAGATCTTGGAAATCCACGTAtatctttttttgaaaacataaaaaagatatCTGCAATTTGTATCTTCATTGATGCGTGCAGCCAATTTTAGGCTTCATTGTTTAAACCATTAGAGCAGTAGCTATATGTCTCTCAGGCATTTAATCAAACATCCAGTGAACAACACatggagataaaaaaaaaataaaaaaataaaaacaagaatttcacagagacccaacccaaaaattaaaacaaacaaataattcTTACTATAGAAATTCTCACATGGAGATAGAAAACAAGTTCTTTGTGGATTTAAATAGCAATACGTAAGAGGTGAAAAACAAACATACCAGGTGGTACAACACCAAACCAAACTCACAGagacccaacccaaaaattaaaccaaaccaATAATTTCTATTATAGAAATTCGTACatgtagattaaaaaaaaaaaaagaagttcacTGTGGATTTAAACTCAGGGAACgaatgaaagtaaaaaaaaaaaaaaaaaaaaaaagacataccAACATAGAACGGTGCGGCGGAACCACCAAGGCACCGCCGGGACAAGGGCGGCGAGACGGCAAGGGAAAGATCATAGTGGCTCTGAACTGACTGCCTGAGCTCTGTCACTGCCGAACCTGTTTCTCTTCCCTCCTCTTTCTGCTGGGTTTTGGACTTTTGGGTGATTAAAGTTTGAGAATTAAAAGTCACTTGAGTCCCACGCGTTTATTCCGTTAGTGTTTTAACGTGAGACTAACTGAAGTATTGATTTGGCAGTTTTGAATAGTTTAAGAAGTAAATTAGctaataaaaaagttaaggGGGTTTTTTGACCAGTAGTTGAAAGTTTAGGGGGTGTATGggcatttttccctttttattttattggactTGTTTCAACTTTTGCAAAAGTAATTAGTAAGAATAccatatttcaaattaattatttctcatataaatcttagaaaaatgacattaaaatttcattacattcaaacaattaatgcaccacttaatataacaaaataaatgtatttattctattaggaatctcaaattaaaataatttcttatataaattttataaaaatattcatataaatttctcaaatataaataattaatgcataactataaataattaaatacatttACTCTACTTGTTAATCTAATAAACTAATACTTtgatataaatgcaaactttgtTGAAGTGgaaaaacttaaataaagaaattggcaaattacaacttacccacttgtgatttgtttgaaACTTAAGTTGCATatttgtggtttgaaattttacattttactcaTCTAAGGTTAGTTTCATTAGGCTTCCGTAACATACTGTTGACTTTTTCGTTAGAAAACAacttttaaccccaaaacataatataaaacGAATCAAAAAGTTAGTGTGACATCAAACATAAGCTTCTTCATTGCAAACAACATTTCCTTAACTTTAGCCCACAAAGCTTCCCCAGGAGTTTCTTTCTTTGACCAAGCCAAGGATTTCCCccactaatatttttccaaatctCGCTGTAGAAACACAATTAGAAGAAAATTTGgcaccaaaatttaatttcactTAACCACGTGGGGGCTGGGTCCAATGAACACGTTTACAAGAACTTGGTACCAAGGAAGACAATGCTCGCTTGTGGAGTAGTTTAACTCTATTGATGGAGTGGAACAGCTTGCAAGGATCCATGGAGAGGACAGTAGTCCCTAAAGTCTTTTGGAGTGGCCATGAAATTGTTCGGTAACAACAAGAATTAACCCAATCACCAATTGAGTCTAAACCAAGACTGAAGAAATTTAATAGGCCGAAGAGATTTACTCCACACTACCCCAGACCATCCCTTTAGTCAAAACTGCTCATCCAAACCCACCATTAATGAACCCCAAGAACCAAATCGAACACGAACCCCAACCTCCTTCTCAGATCTGCCATA
This genomic window contains:
- the LOC126696645 gene encoding uncharacterized protein LOC126696645: MDECPLSLPGNSPSMPNVQAPQSQYDSIEADGQSEIVNVPIDVEDDEDYNLSDFSESDDDINEDFGMEDDEINRAIGGKQLEGVWNGEGDSDHGDSDELRSAEGSSNDEGNSRPRFPEFNQGIGMENVQLMKDQKFASHVVFKEALKEWCIKEKHDFEYKHNDKWRVTAVCKKKCGWKIHASQTQMGDAFQIKSFKSIHTCSKDHKNSKISSRWLANKYLPFFRDDHTWTTNALKGAVFRDHEVDVTLDQCYKAKRMAFKMIHGAEEKQYERLWDYAAAIRKWNVGSTVKIQTANDVFERMYVCLDACKRGFLAGCRPLIGIDGCHLKGTTGGQLLVAVGKDGNDNIFPIAYAIVEIENKSSWTWFLQCLLDDIGHVDENGWVFISDRQKGLVETFKDLMPNAEHRFCVRHLHANFKKDFPGKVLKDAMWNAARAATKNSFDFHMDELKKLDVKAYEWLVKLDVRTWSRHAFNPRSKSDTLVNNIAESFNAWILEARDKPMLTMMEIIRVMLMQRLQTKRDHMRRYEGRVCPRIYKKLERIKSEVGHCISRWNGESKYEVEYIYGGRYVVDLNERTCGCGRWGLSGIPCFHAAVAIIEHGEQLETYVDIAYTKETFLSCYQWMVSPLPSHEQWPKTPYDPIKPPKFTKKVGKRKKARKREAGEPINAFRVSKKGTAMKCGNCFQWGHNQRTCKAPDNPNKKAYKKKKKGQSGQSSTSGAKGSKKLSGTQQSNIGNQQSSQSCTKDSTSGSKKNKGKAKA